In Melanotaenia boesemani isolate fMelBoe1 chromosome 7, fMelBoe1.pri, whole genome shotgun sequence, a single window of DNA contains:
- the hs6st2 gene encoding heparan-sulfate 6-O-sulfotransferase 2 isoform X2, whose amino-acid sequence MDEKSSSSQQRLLIILLMALLFGVIMIQYVCPSKSECQMFHQLGSWFTVGSAAGSRISGKETQDGLHKDPYIAEDRALARFVPRFNFTKSDLNRVIDFNIKGDDVIVFLHIQKTGGTTFGRHLVRNIQLERPCECHAGQKKCTCFRPGKKETWLFSRFSTGWSCGLHADWTELTRCVPSRMDSREAPKNQPKNQPRNYYYITILRDPVSRYLSEWRHVQRGATWKASLHVCDGRSPTLSELPSCYSGDDWSGCSLQEFMDCSYNLANNRQTRMLADLSLVGCYNVSTMSEEERWAVLLESAKRNLRGMAFFGLTEYQRKTQYLFERTFNLEFIAPFTQLNGTRASSVEVPSETQHRIRQLNQWDVELYEYARDLFLQRFQVARQQEHRQAKERRQQERRRLRGRFTAKLGKQLKPTEKSHLTNNRTVIDEEQRGEKVAENTVESEVLADWWDLDENSTVEDYIDNVEQW is encoded by the exons ATGGATGAGAAATCCAGCAGCAGCCAACAACGGCTCCTGATCATCCTGCTCATGGCTTTATTGTTTGGCGTCATCATGATCCAGTATGTTTGCCCCAGCAAGTCAGAGTGCCAGATGTTTCACCAACTGGGATCCTGGTTTACCGTCGGCAGTGCAGCTGGTTCCCGAATCAGTGGCAAGGAAACGCAAGACGGGCTTCACAAGGATCCCTACATCGCAGAGGACCGCGCTTTAGCCCGCTTTGTTCCTCGCTTCAACTTCACCAAATCGGATCTGAATCGTGTTATAGACTTCAACATAAAAGGGGACGATGTTATAGTTTTTCTGCATATCCAAAAGACAGGGGGCACGACGTTTGGTCGACATCTGGTGCGGAACATTCAGCTAGAGAGACCCTGCGAGTGTCACGCAGGTCAGAAGAAATGTACATGTTTCCGGCCAGGTAAAAAGGAAACTTGGCTCTTTTCCCGTTTCTCCACTGGCTGGAGCTGCGGACTTCATGCAGACTGGACTGAGCTGACCAGGTGCGTCCCTTCACGCATGGACTCACGAGAAGCACCCAAGAACCAGCCCAAGAACCAGCCCAG AAACTATTACTATATAACAATTTTGAGAGATCCAGTATCACGCTACTTGAGCGAGTGGCGTCATGTGCAACGTGGTGCTACATGGAAGGCCTCCTTACATGTGTGTGATGGACGTTCACCGACGCTGTCAGAATTGCCAAGCTGCTATTCAGGCGATGACTGGTCAGGTTGTTCCCTGCAAGAGTTTATGGACTGTTCCTACAACCTGGCCAACAACCGGCAGACCCGCATGTTAGCTGACCTCAGTCTGGTCGGGTGCTACAATGTGTCTACCATGAGTGAGGAGGAACGCTGGGCAGTCCTGCTGGAGAGTGCAAAACGCAACCTACGAGGCATGGCCTTCTTTGGCCTGACCGAGTACCAGCGCAAGACCCAGTACCTTTTTGAGCGAACCTTCAACCTGGAGTTTATTGCACCTTTCACGCAGCTGAATGGCACACGTGCTTCCAGTGTTGAGGTACCTTCTGAGACGCAGCACAGAATCCGCCAACTAAACCAATGGGACGTTGAGCTGTATGAGTACGCCCGGGATCTATTCCTGCAACGTTTTCAGGTAGCAAGACAGCAGGAGCACAGGCAGGCCAAGGAGAGGCGGCAGCAAGAAAGGAGGCGGCTCCGTGGAAGGTTCACAGCAAAGCTGGGGAAGCAGCTGAAGCCCACTGAAAAGTCACATCTGACTAACAACCGTACTGTCATAGATGAGGAACAGCGAGGGGAGAAAGTTGCTGAGAACACTGTGGAGTCAGAAGTACTCGCAGACTGGTGGGATCTGGATGAGAACAGCACTGTGGAGGACTACATTGATAATGTGGAACAGTGGTAG
- the hs6st2 gene encoding heparan-sulfate 6-O-sulfotransferase 2 isoform X1, protein MDEKSSSSQQRLLIILLMALLFGVIMIQYVCPSKSECQMFHQLGSWFTVGSAAGSRISGKETQDGLHKDPYIAEDRALARFVPRFNFTKSDLNRVIDFNIKGDDVIVFLHIQKTGGTTFGRHLVRNIQLERPCECHAGQKKCTCFRPGKKETWLFSRFSTGWSCGLHADWTELTRCVPSRMDSREAPKNQPKNQPSRNYYYITILRDPVSRYLSEWRHVQRGATWKASLHVCDGRSPTLSELPSCYSGDDWSGCSLQEFMDCSYNLANNRQTRMLADLSLVGCYNVSTMSEEERWAVLLESAKRNLRGMAFFGLTEYQRKTQYLFERTFNLEFIAPFTQLNGTRASSVEVPSETQHRIRQLNQWDVELYEYARDLFLQRFQVARQQEHRQAKERRQQERRRLRGRFTAKLGKQLKPTEKSHLTNNRTVIDEEQRGEKVAENTVESEVLADWWDLDENSTVEDYIDNVEQW, encoded by the exons ATGGATGAGAAATCCAGCAGCAGCCAACAACGGCTCCTGATCATCCTGCTCATGGCTTTATTGTTTGGCGTCATCATGATCCAGTATGTTTGCCCCAGCAAGTCAGAGTGCCAGATGTTTCACCAACTGGGATCCTGGTTTACCGTCGGCAGTGCAGCTGGTTCCCGAATCAGTGGCAAGGAAACGCAAGACGGGCTTCACAAGGATCCCTACATCGCAGAGGACCGCGCTTTAGCCCGCTTTGTTCCTCGCTTCAACTTCACCAAATCGGATCTGAATCGTGTTATAGACTTCAACATAAAAGGGGACGATGTTATAGTTTTTCTGCATATCCAAAAGACAGGGGGCACGACGTTTGGTCGACATCTGGTGCGGAACATTCAGCTAGAGAGACCCTGCGAGTGTCACGCAGGTCAGAAGAAATGTACATGTTTCCGGCCAGGTAAAAAGGAAACTTGGCTCTTTTCCCGTTTCTCCACTGGCTGGAGCTGCGGACTTCATGCAGACTGGACTGAGCTGACCAGGTGCGTCCCTTCACGCATGGACTCACGAGAAGCACCCAAGAACCAGCCCAAGAACCAGCCCAG CAGAAACTATTACTATATAACAATTTTGAGAGATCCAGTATCACGCTACTTGAGCGAGTGGCGTCATGTGCAACGTGGTGCTACATGGAAGGCCTCCTTACATGTGTGTGATGGACGTTCACCGACGCTGTCAGAATTGCCAAGCTGCTATTCAGGCGATGACTGGTCAGGTTGTTCCCTGCAAGAGTTTATGGACTGTTCCTACAACCTGGCCAACAACCGGCAGACCCGCATGTTAGCTGACCTCAGTCTGGTCGGGTGCTACAATGTGTCTACCATGAGTGAGGAGGAACGCTGGGCAGTCCTGCTGGAGAGTGCAAAACGCAACCTACGAGGCATGGCCTTCTTTGGCCTGACCGAGTACCAGCGCAAGACCCAGTACCTTTTTGAGCGAACCTTCAACCTGGAGTTTATTGCACCTTTCACGCAGCTGAATGGCACACGTGCTTCCAGTGTTGAGGTACCTTCTGAGACGCAGCACAGAATCCGCCAACTAAACCAATGGGACGTTGAGCTGTATGAGTACGCCCGGGATCTATTCCTGCAACGTTTTCAGGTAGCAAGACAGCAGGAGCACAGGCAGGCCAAGGAGAGGCGGCAGCAAGAAAGGAGGCGGCTCCGTGGAAGGTTCACAGCAAAGCTGGGGAAGCAGCTGAAGCCCACTGAAAAGTCACATCTGACTAACAACCGTACTGTCATAGATGAGGAACAGCGAGGGGAGAAAGTTGCTGAGAACACTGTGGAGTCAGAAGTACTCGCAGACTGGTGGGATCTGGATGAGAACAGCACTGTGGAGGACTACATTGATAATGTGGAACAGTGGTAG
- the hs6st2 gene encoding heparan-sulfate 6-O-sulfotransferase 2 isoform X4, whose translation MDEKSSSSQQRLLIILLMALLFGVIMIQYVCPSKSECQMFHQLGSWFTVGSAAGSRISGKETQDGLHKDPYIAEDRALARFVPRFNFTKSDLNRVIDFNIKGDDVIVFLHIQKTGGTTFGRHLVRNIQLERPCECHAGQKKCTCFRPGKKETWLFSRFSTGWSCGLHADWTELTRCVPSRMDSREAPKNQPSRNYYYITILRDPVSRYLSEWRHVQRGATWKASLHVCDGRSPTLSELPSCYSGDDWSGCSLQEFMDCSYNLANNRQTRMLADLSLVGCYNVSTMSEEERWAVLLESAKRNLRGMAFFGLTEYQRKTQYLFERTFNLEFIAPFTQLNGTRASSVEVPSETQHRIRQLNQWDVELYEYARDLFLQRFQVARQQEHRQAKERRQQERRRLRGRFTAKLGKQLKPTEKSHLTNNRTVIDEEQRGEKVAENTVESEVLADWWDLDENSTVEDYIDNVEQW comes from the exons ATGGATGAGAAATCCAGCAGCAGCCAACAACGGCTCCTGATCATCCTGCTCATGGCTTTATTGTTTGGCGTCATCATGATCCAGTATGTTTGCCCCAGCAAGTCAGAGTGCCAGATGTTTCACCAACTGGGATCCTGGTTTACCGTCGGCAGTGCAGCTGGTTCCCGAATCAGTGGCAAGGAAACGCAAGACGGGCTTCACAAGGATCCCTACATCGCAGAGGACCGCGCTTTAGCCCGCTTTGTTCCTCGCTTCAACTTCACCAAATCGGATCTGAATCGTGTTATAGACTTCAACATAAAAGGGGACGATGTTATAGTTTTTCTGCATATCCAAAAGACAGGGGGCACGACGTTTGGTCGACATCTGGTGCGGAACATTCAGCTAGAGAGACCCTGCGAGTGTCACGCAGGTCAGAAGAAATGTACATGTTTCCGGCCAGGTAAAAAGGAAACTTGGCTCTTTTCCCGTTTCTCCACTGGCTGGAGCTGCGGACTTCATGCAGACTGGACTGAGCTGACCAGGTGCGTCCCTTCACGCATGGACTCACGAGAAGCACCCAAGAACCAGCCCA GCAGAAACTATTACTATATAACAATTTTGAGAGATCCAGTATCACGCTACTTGAGCGAGTGGCGTCATGTGCAACGTGGTGCTACATGGAAGGCCTCCTTACATGTGTGTGATGGACGTTCACCGACGCTGTCAGAATTGCCAAGCTGCTATTCAGGCGATGACTGGTCAGGTTGTTCCCTGCAAGAGTTTATGGACTGTTCCTACAACCTGGCCAACAACCGGCAGACCCGCATGTTAGCTGACCTCAGTCTGGTCGGGTGCTACAATGTGTCTACCATGAGTGAGGAGGAACGCTGGGCAGTCCTGCTGGAGAGTGCAAAACGCAACCTACGAGGCATGGCCTTCTTTGGCCTGACCGAGTACCAGCGCAAGACCCAGTACCTTTTTGAGCGAACCTTCAACCTGGAGTTTATTGCACCTTTCACGCAGCTGAATGGCACACGTGCTTCCAGTGTTGAGGTACCTTCTGAGACGCAGCACAGAATCCGCCAACTAAACCAATGGGACGTTGAGCTGTATGAGTACGCCCGGGATCTATTCCTGCAACGTTTTCAGGTAGCAAGACAGCAGGAGCACAGGCAGGCCAAGGAGAGGCGGCAGCAAGAAAGGAGGCGGCTCCGTGGAAGGTTCACAGCAAAGCTGGGGAAGCAGCTGAAGCCCACTGAAAAGTCACATCTGACTAACAACCGTACTGTCATAGATGAGGAACAGCGAGGGGAGAAAGTTGCTGAGAACACTGTGGAGTCAGAAGTACTCGCAGACTGGTGGGATCTGGATGAGAACAGCACTGTGGAGGACTACATTGATAATGTGGAACAGTGGTAG
- the hs6st2 gene encoding heparan-sulfate 6-O-sulfotransferase 2 isoform X3, translated as MDEKSSSSQQRLLIILLMALLFGVIMIQYVCPSKSECQMFHQLGSWFTVGSAAGSRISGKETQDGLHKDPYIAEDRALARFVPRFNFTKSDLNRVIDFNIKGDDVIVFLHIQKTGGTTFGRHLVRNIQLERPCECHAGQKKCTCFRPGKKETWLFSRFSTGWSCGLHADWTELTRCVPSRMDSREAPKNQPSRNYYYITILRDPVSRYLSEWRHVQRGATWKASLHVCDGRSPTLSELPSCYSGDDWSGCSLQEFMDCSYNLANNRQTRMLADLSLVGCYNVSTMSEEERWAVLLESAKRNLRGMAFFGLTEYQRKTQYLFERTFNLEFIAPFTQLNGTRASSVEVPSETQHRIRQLNQWDVELYEYARDLFLQRFQVARQQEHRQAKERRQQERRRLRGRFTAKLGKQLKPTEKSHLTNNRTVIDEEQRGEKVAENTVESEVLADWWDLDENSTVEDYIDNVEQW; from the exons ATGGATGAGAAATCCAGCAGCAGCCAACAACGGCTCCTGATCATCCTGCTCATGGCTTTATTGTTTGGCGTCATCATGATCCAGTATGTTTGCCCCAGCAAGTCAGAGTGCCAGATGTTTCACCAACTGGGATCCTGGTTTACCGTCGGCAGTGCAGCTGGTTCCCGAATCAGTGGCAAGGAAACGCAAGACGGGCTTCACAAGGATCCCTACATCGCAGAGGACCGCGCTTTAGCCCGCTTTGTTCCTCGCTTCAACTTCACCAAATCGGATCTGAATCGTGTTATAGACTTCAACATAAAAGGGGACGATGTTATAGTTTTTCTGCATATCCAAAAGACAGGGGGCACGACGTTTGGTCGACATCTGGTGCGGAACATTCAGCTAGAGAGACCCTGCGAGTGTCACGCAGGTCAGAAGAAATGTACATGTTTCCGGCCAGGTAAAAAGGAAACTTGGCTCTTTTCCCGTTTCTCCACTGGCTGGAGCTGCGGACTTCATGCAGACTGGACTGAGCTGACCAGGTGCGTCCCTTCACGCATGGACTCACGAGAAGCACCCAAGAACCAGC CCAGCAGAAACTATTACTATATAACAATTTTGAGAGATCCAGTATCACGCTACTTGAGCGAGTGGCGTCATGTGCAACGTGGTGCTACATGGAAGGCCTCCTTACATGTGTGTGATGGACGTTCACCGACGCTGTCAGAATTGCCAAGCTGCTATTCAGGCGATGACTGGTCAGGTTGTTCCCTGCAAGAGTTTATGGACTGTTCCTACAACCTGGCCAACAACCGGCAGACCCGCATGTTAGCTGACCTCAGTCTGGTCGGGTGCTACAATGTGTCTACCATGAGTGAGGAGGAACGCTGGGCAGTCCTGCTGGAGAGTGCAAAACGCAACCTACGAGGCATGGCCTTCTTTGGCCTGACCGAGTACCAGCGCAAGACCCAGTACCTTTTTGAGCGAACCTTCAACCTGGAGTTTATTGCACCTTTCACGCAGCTGAATGGCACACGTGCTTCCAGTGTTGAGGTACCTTCTGAGACGCAGCACAGAATCCGCCAACTAAACCAATGGGACGTTGAGCTGTATGAGTACGCCCGGGATCTATTCCTGCAACGTTTTCAGGTAGCAAGACAGCAGGAGCACAGGCAGGCCAAGGAGAGGCGGCAGCAAGAAAGGAGGCGGCTCCGTGGAAGGTTCACAGCAAAGCTGGGGAAGCAGCTGAAGCCCACTGAAAAGTCACATCTGACTAACAACCGTACTGTCATAGATGAGGAACAGCGAGGGGAGAAAGTTGCTGAGAACACTGTGGAGTCAGAAGTACTCGCAGACTGGTGGGATCTGGATGAGAACAGCACTGTGGAGGACTACATTGATAATGTGGAACAGTGGTAG